Proteins encoded together in one Vibrio metoecus window:
- the zwf gene encoding glucose-6-phosphate dehydrogenase, translating to MVIPENSSIVIFGASGDLTYRKLIPALYHLYASQQLPKSFAILGVSRTEYSDESYREKLKRSLQELEKTEPAALEAFMQHVHYQALNTAEVADYQHLATRLDTLANDYQFEQRNTLFYLATPPSLYGVIPACLAAHGLNDESQGWKRLIIEKPFGYDLQSAQDLDVEIHHHFKEHQIYRIDHYLGKETVQNLLVFRFANGMFEPLWNRNFIDYVEITGAEFLGVEERGGYYDGSGAVRDMFQNHLLQVLAMVGMEPPAAINADSIRNEVNKVLQSLQPLSESDLRNNLVLGQYTESEVRGQFLPSYRNEPGVAADSRTETYVALKMFINNWRWNGVPFYVRSGKRLPTRVTEVVIHFKRTPHPVFGQNAPENKLIIRIQPDEGILMSFGLKEPGAGFKAKEVSMNFHYASLEQIKMLTAYERLLLDALNGDATLFARTDAVEACWKFVQPILDFKQDPQSLYGYACGTWGPKESDDLLRRDGREWRFPCKNLTNTDYCEL from the coding sequence ATGGTAATACCTGAAAACAGCAGCATCGTAATTTTCGGTGCTTCGGGAGATTTGACGTACCGTAAGCTTATTCCTGCGTTGTATCACCTCTATGCCAGTCAGCAACTGCCTAAATCGTTTGCGATTTTAGGCGTGAGCCGTACCGAGTACAGTGACGAGTCTTACCGCGAGAAGCTAAAACGTTCGCTGCAAGAGCTGGAAAAAACCGAACCAGCCGCTCTCGAAGCCTTCATGCAGCACGTGCATTATCAAGCGCTGAACACGGCCGAAGTAGCTGATTATCAGCACTTAGCGACTCGCCTTGATACACTGGCTAACGATTATCAGTTTGAACAGCGCAATACGCTGTTTTATCTCGCAACGCCGCCAAGCCTGTATGGCGTGATCCCAGCTTGCCTTGCGGCACATGGCCTCAACGATGAGAGCCAAGGCTGGAAGCGTCTGATCATCGAGAAACCTTTTGGTTACGATCTGCAATCTGCACAAGATCTGGATGTGGAAATCCACCACCACTTCAAAGAGCATCAGATCTACCGTATCGACCACTACCTTGGTAAAGAAACCGTGCAAAACCTGCTGGTGTTCCGCTTTGCCAATGGCATGTTTGAGCCACTGTGGAACCGTAACTTTATTGATTACGTGGAGATCACAGGCGCAGAATTCCTGGGTGTGGAAGAACGCGGCGGTTATTACGATGGTTCTGGTGCGGTGCGCGATATGTTCCAAAACCACCTGCTGCAAGTGCTGGCTATGGTGGGCATGGAGCCGCCTGCGGCGATCAACGCGGATTCCATTCGTAACGAAGTGAACAAGGTACTGCAAAGCCTACAACCGCTTTCTGAATCTGATCTGCGCAACAATCTGGTGCTTGGTCAATACACCGAATCGGAAGTTCGTGGGCAGTTTTTACCCAGCTACCGTAATGAACCGGGCGTGGCCGCTGATTCACGCACCGAAACTTACGTTGCGCTGAAAATGTTCATCAATAACTGGCGTTGGAATGGTGTGCCATTCTATGTGCGCAGCGGTAAACGTTTACCAACGCGTGTCACCGAAGTGGTCATTCACTTCAAACGTACACCGCATCCTGTCTTTGGGCAAAATGCACCAGAGAACAAGCTGATCATCCGTATTCAGCCTGATGAAGGCATTCTGATGAGCTTCGGCTTGAAAGAGCCGGGCGCAGGTTTCAAAGCCAAAGAAGTGTCGATGAATTTCCACTACGCCTCATTGGAGCAGATCAAAATGCTGACCGCTTATGAGCGTTTGCTGCTCGATGCACTCAATGGTGACGCGACACTGTTTGCCCGTACTGATGCGGTAGAAGCTTGTTGGAAGTTTGTGCAGCCGATCCTCGATTTCAAACAAGATCCGCAATCGCTGTATGGCTACGCCTGTGGTACTTGGGGCCCTAAAGAGTCGGATGACTTGCTACGCCGTGACGGCCGTGAGTGGCGCTTCCCTTGTAAAAACCTCACTAACACGGATTACTGCGAATTATGA
- a CDS encoding DsbA family protein, with the protein MEQLAQQSHLELVLHPGGMMDKAQISPDFRAHILQADQRIQRETGAEFGEAYLERVRSGQPLMLDSYFTAQAIIAARLAGKRDFDMLKAIQRAHYQQGLDVTQTEVLQQLAQALDITPETWQNAMLQAATQVQHEIAQTQRLMQQLGLGGFPSLAIEKNNEWYTLSPSHYYGRPQEWQQWLKTL; encoded by the coding sequence ATGGAACAACTGGCACAACAATCCCATCTTGAACTGGTACTACACCCCGGTGGCATGATGGATAAAGCACAGATCAGTCCTGATTTTCGTGCGCATATTTTGCAAGCCGACCAACGCATTCAGCGTGAAACTGGCGCAGAGTTTGGCGAGGCGTATTTAGAGCGTGTACGCAGTGGTCAACCACTCATGCTCGATTCGTACTTCACAGCCCAAGCCATCATTGCGGCACGTCTTGCTGGCAAACGTGATTTCGACATGCTGAAAGCCATTCAGCGTGCACACTACCAGCAAGGTCTGGATGTGACACAAACTGAGGTATTGCAGCAGTTAGCACAAGCACTGGATATTACACCTGAAACATGGCAAAACGCTATGTTACAAGCGGCCACACAAGTGCAACACGAAATTGCTCAAACTCAGCGCTTAATGCAGCAGCTTGGCTTAGGAGGTTTTCCTTCACTCGCGATTGAAAAAAATAACGAGTGGTACACCTTAAGTCCGAGCCATTACTATGGCCGCCCACAAGAGTGGCAACAGTGGCTAAAAACGCTGTAA
- a CDS encoding DUF6279 family lipoprotein, producing the protein MSKWLRLLLLCTLLIGCGTKFVYHHLDWFTIHYIEDFVDLNEQQKTMIEAVMPSLVEWHKAEALPNYVKQVDELLVLPLREVTVAQIAQHQERARVHYEQLVKKVLPNVAHVAVTLSEKQVDQFMESVLKRHEKFAKKYRDMNGSELREFYQEKVTEDLEEWLGPLTPEQTEVVKAWSLNIQSTISDWVVVQRTFREQIQALFDKRQQPEQFQAHLEQLLLNSESYYSPILKAKITYNRELAQRYLVDILQISSPKQELHFRQELQDWKEIGLDLLATN; encoded by the coding sequence ATGTCAAAATGGCTTCGCTTACTCCTACTTTGTACTCTGCTAATCGGGTGTGGTACTAAGTTTGTTTATCACCATCTCGATTGGTTCACGATTCACTACATCGAAGATTTTGTGGATCTTAATGAACAACAAAAGACGATGATAGAAGCGGTGATGCCAAGCCTTGTTGAGTGGCATAAAGCCGAAGCTCTACCGAACTACGTGAAGCAAGTCGATGAATTATTAGTCCTGCCGCTACGGGAGGTGACGGTTGCACAAATAGCTCAGCACCAAGAGCGGGCTCGTGTGCACTATGAACAGTTGGTGAAGAAAGTGCTTCCCAACGTAGCGCACGTCGCCGTTACGCTCAGTGAAAAACAAGTTGACCAGTTCATGGAGTCGGTTTTAAAGAGACACGAAAAGTTTGCGAAAAAATACCGAGATATGAATGGCTCAGAATTGCGTGAATTTTATCAAGAGAAGGTCACTGAGGACTTGGAAGAATGGTTGGGGCCGCTCACTCCAGAGCAAACAGAAGTAGTAAAGGCTTGGAGTCTTAACATTCAATCCACGATCAGTGATTGGGTGGTAGTGCAGAGGACGTTTCGTGAACAAATTCAAGCTTTGTTTGATAAACGCCAGCAACCTGAGCAATTTCAGGCGCACCTTGAGCAACTCCTTTTGAACTCAGAATCGTATTACAGCCCGATATTAAAAGCCAAAATTACCTACAATCGTGAGCTGGCTCAACGGTATTTAGTGGATATTTTGCAGATTAGTTCACCTAAACAAGAGCTGCATTTCCGACAGGAATTGCAAGACTGGAAAGAAATTGGCTTGGATCTTTTGGCTACAAATTAA
- the gnd gene encoding decarboxylating NADP(+)-dependent phosphogluconate dehydrogenase, protein MKGDIGVIGLAVMGQNLILNMNDHGFKVVAHNRTAAKVDEFLEGPAKGTNIVGAYTLQELVDKLATPRKVMLMVRAGQVVDDFIEQLVPLLDKGDIIIDGGNTNFPDTNRRVKALREKGIHFIGTGVSGGEEGARFGPSIMPGGAPEAWEAVKPIFQGISAKTDAGEPCCDWVGNDGAGHFVKMVHNGIEYGDMQLITEAYQFMKDGLGMSADEMQAVFADWNKTELDSYLVEITADILGYKDEDGEALVEKILDTAGQKGTGKWTGINALDMGIPLTLITESVFSRCLSALKDQRVEAEKLFGKTETQVEGDKQVWVDALRQALLASKIISYAQGFMLMREASNENGWNLNYGNVALMWRGGCIIRSAFLGNIRDAFEKNPELAFLGSDAYFKGILDNCLAAWRKVAAKSLEVGIPMPCTTSALTFLDGYTTARLPANLLQAQRDYFGAHTYERIDRPRGEFFHTNWTGTGGNTASTTYDV, encoded by the coding sequence ATGAAAGGTGATATCGGTGTAATCGGCCTTGCAGTAATGGGCCAGAACCTGATCCTCAACATGAACGACCACGGCTTCAAAGTTGTGGCACACAACCGTACCGCGGCTAAAGTGGACGAGTTTCTAGAAGGCCCAGCAAAAGGCACTAACATTGTTGGCGCTTACACTCTGCAAGAGCTGGTTGATAAACTGGCGACGCCACGCAAAGTGATGCTGATGGTACGTGCGGGTCAAGTGGTTGATGACTTCATCGAGCAACTGGTTCCACTGCTCGACAAAGGCGACATCATCATTGATGGTGGTAACACCAACTTCCCTGATACTAACCGCCGTGTCAAAGCACTGCGTGAAAAAGGCATTCACTTCATCGGTACGGGTGTTTCTGGTGGTGAAGAAGGCGCACGTTTCGGACCTTCCATCATGCCGGGTGGCGCACCTGAAGCGTGGGAAGCGGTGAAACCAATTTTCCAAGGCATTTCTGCCAAAACTGACGCTGGCGAGCCTTGCTGTGACTGGGTTGGTAACGATGGTGCAGGTCACTTCGTGAAAATGGTTCACAACGGTATCGAATACGGCGACATGCAGCTTATCACTGAAGCTTACCAGTTCATGAAAGATGGTCTGGGAATGTCGGCCGATGAAATGCAAGCCGTGTTTGCTGACTGGAACAAAACTGAGCTAGACAGCTACTTGGTTGAGATCACCGCTGACATCCTTGGCTACAAAGATGAAGATGGTGAAGCACTGGTTGAGAAGATCCTCGATACTGCTGGCCAAAAAGGCACAGGTAAATGGACTGGCATCAACGCGCTGGACATGGGTATTCCACTGACTCTGATCACGGAATCTGTGTTCTCTCGCTGCCTGTCTGCGCTGAAAGATCAACGTGTTGAAGCAGAAAAACTGTTTGGTAAAACTGAAACGCAAGTGGAAGGTGACAAACAAGTTTGGGTTGATGCACTGCGTCAAGCGCTGCTGGCTTCAAAAATCATCTCTTACGCACAAGGCTTTATGCTGATGCGTGAAGCATCAAACGAGAATGGTTGGAACCTGAACTACGGTAACGTGGCTCTGATGTGGCGCGGTGGTTGTATCATCCGTTCTGCATTCCTAGGCAACATCCGTGATGCGTTTGAAAAGAACCCAGAACTGGCTTTCTTAGGCTCTGATGCGTACTTCAAAGGTATTCTGGACAACTGTCTGGCAGCATGGCGCAAAGTGGCTGCGAAGTCGCTGGAAGTCGGCATTCCAATGCCATGTACGACTTCAGCACTGACCTTCCTAGATGGTTATACCACCGCTCGCCTGCCTGCGAACCTGCTGCAAGCACAGCGTGATTACTTTGGTGCGCACACTTATGAGCGTATCGATCGTCCGCGTGGTGAGTTCTTCCACACTAACTGGACGGGTACAGGCGGTAATACGGCGTCTACCACTTACGACGTGTAA
- a CDS encoding MBL fold metallo-hydrolase yields MNTLTKLLAATMTLSAQAMAATPLTLDVYNADGNSFHVNATVVYGETEAMVVDTGFTKADALRIGAKVLDSGKTLKTIFISQADPDYYFGAEVLKQMFPQAEVIATPGVKAKIEQKLQGKLDFWAPKMGANAPVKPVLPTAYQGKTLEIDGQTIEIRGTEGELKHRPYLWIPANAAILGNVAVYGNVHLWMADAQTDSERKAWAEQLDEMAALKPKVVIPGHMTSGTAMDSSAITFSQKYLADFAKAKASSKNSAQLIETMSKIYPDAGLPMALEIGAKVHTGEMKW; encoded by the coding sequence ATGAACACATTGACTAAACTACTTGCTGCTACCATGACCTTATCTGCTCAAGCCATGGCTGCGACCCCACTGACTTTAGATGTCTACAACGCCGATGGTAACAGCTTCCATGTGAATGCAACCGTGGTGTATGGTGAAACCGAAGCGATGGTGGTGGATACTGGCTTTACCAAAGCAGATGCGCTGCGCATCGGCGCAAAAGTGTTGGATTCAGGTAAAACCTTAAAAACCATTTTCATTTCGCAAGCGGATCCAGACTACTACTTTGGTGCAGAAGTGTTAAAGCAGATGTTCCCGCAAGCAGAAGTGATTGCAACCCCAGGTGTGAAAGCGAAAATCGAACAGAAACTGCAAGGTAAGCTGGATTTCTGGGCACCGAAAATGGGCGCCAACGCGCCAGTGAAACCGGTTCTGCCAACCGCATACCAAGGTAAAACACTGGAAATTGATGGCCAAACAATCGAAATTCGTGGTACCGAAGGTGAGTTAAAACATCGTCCTTACTTGTGGATCCCTGCCAATGCAGCGATCTTGGGGAATGTGGCTGTATACGGTAACGTTCATCTATGGATGGCCGATGCACAAACAGACAGTGAGCGCAAAGCTTGGGCTGAACAACTCGACGAGATGGCAGCACTTAAGCCGAAAGTGGTCATTCCAGGGCATATGACTTCAGGTACGGCGATGGATAGCAGTGCCATTACGTTTTCACAAAAATACCTAGCTGATTTTGCTAAAGCGAAAGCCTCTAGTAAAAACAGTGCGCAACTGATTGAAACAATGAGCAAAATCTATCCGGATGCAGGCCTGCCTATGGCGCTTGAAATTGGTGCGAAAGTGCATACTGGTGAAATGAAATGGTAA
- the pgl gene encoding 6-phosphogluconolactonase, with product MINHKIFPTADAVVKSLADDMLAYSQQGQPVHISLSGGSTPKMLFKLLASQPYANDIQWQNLHFWWGDERCVAPDDAESNYGEANALLFSKINMPAQNIHRILGENEPQAEAERFAQAMAHVIPTENGTPVFDWILLGVGADGHTASLFPGQTDYADANLSVVASHPESGQRRVSKTAKVLQAAKRISYLVLGAGKAEIVEQIHTTPAEQLPYPAAKIHSTSGVTEWYLDSDAAAKIA from the coding sequence ATGATCAACCATAAAATTTTCCCAACTGCGGATGCCGTGGTGAAAAGCCTTGCTGACGATATGTTGGCGTACAGCCAGCAAGGTCAGCCAGTACATATTTCCTTGTCTGGCGGCAGCACGCCAAAAATGCTGTTTAAGCTGCTGGCAAGCCAGCCTTACGCGAACGACATTCAGTGGCAAAACCTGCATTTCTGGTGGGGTGATGAACGCTGTGTGGCACCGGATGATGCAGAAAGTAATTATGGTGAAGCCAATGCGTTGCTGTTTAGCAAAATCAATATGCCTGCGCAAAACATTCACCGCATTCTGGGTGAAAACGAGCCACAAGCTGAAGCCGAACGTTTTGCTCAAGCGATGGCGCATGTGATCCCAACGGAAAACGGCACGCCAGTATTTGATTGGATCCTACTGGGTGTGGGTGCAGATGGTCATACCGCATCCCTGTTCCCAGGGCAAACCGACTATGCAGACGCGAATCTTTCGGTGGTGGCAAGCCATCCGGAATCCGGACAGCGACGCGTTTCGAAAACCGCGAAAGTGCTGCAAGCCGCAAAACGCATCAGTTATCTCGTTCTTGGCGCAGGTAAAGCCGAGATCGTAGAACAAATTCACACCACTCCAGCCGAGCAACTGCCTTATCCGGCAGCAAAAATTCACTCCACTTCAGGAGTGACCGAGTGGTACTTAGATTCAGACGCCGCAGCAAAGATTGCGTGA